The nucleotide sequence CCAGCCGCTGGCCGACGAAGTGGCCATCGAGGACACGCTCGCGGCGCTGGCCGATGTGGTTGGTACCGGCAAGGTGCGCCATGTCGGGATCAGCAACGAGACGCCATGGGGTGCAATGCGCTATCTGGCGATTGCCGAGCAACGTCAGTTACCGCGCGTGGTGTCGATCCAGAACCCGTACAGCCTGCTCAATCGCGTGTTCGAGATCGGTCATGCCGAGATCGCACTGCGTGAGCAGATGGGACTGCTGGCCTATTCACCGCTGGGCATGGGCGCGCTCACCGGCAAATACCGCCACGGCGCCCGGCCGGCGCAGGGCCGTTTGACCCGGTTCGATCGCTTCCGGCGCTACAGCACACCGCGCGGCGCAGCAGCGGTCGAGCGCTACGCGCAGCTTGCCGAGACGCACCGCCTGGATCCCGCGCAGATGGCGCTGGCCTTTCTCCTGCGCCAGCCGTTCCTGACCAGCGTCATTGTCGGTGCGACCACGCTTGATCAACTCGCGGTGAACCTGGGCAGCATCGATCTGACGCTGTCCGAGACAGTTGTTGCCGGAATCGAGGCGGTGCACGCCGAGGATCCGAATCCATGTCCGTGACCCTGGACCTGTACGGCCACCCCTGGTCGGCACCGACGCGCGAGGTGCGCATCCTGTGCGCGGAGCTGGCGGTCGACTATCGGTTTATCGAAGTCAAGCAGGCCGAGGCCGGCGATTACCTGCCAGAGG is from Immundisolibacter sp. and encodes:
- a CDS encoding aldo/keto reductase, with protein sequence TQGLTEAYIGSWLKARGGRDKVIVATKVAGRSTELAYARPFAIHPDRRNIELAIDASLKRLQTDYIDLYQVHWPDRSTNFFGRLGYEHQPLADEVAIEDTLAALADVVGTGKVRHVGISNETPWGAMRYLAIAEQRQLPRVVSIQNPYSLLNRVFEIGHAEIALREQMGLLAYSPLGMGALTGKYRHGARPAQGRLTRFDRFRRYSTPRGAAAVERYAQLAETHRLDPAQMALAFLLRQPFLTSVIVGATTLDQLAVNLGSIDLTLSETVVAGIEAVHAEDPNPCP